Proteins from a single region of Streptomyces spinoverrucosus:
- a CDS encoding ADP-ribosylglycohydrolase family protein encodes MTPKGEESRADSRNERIDPNDRTDLDDRITGALVGAAVGDALGGPVEGYSPDQIAERHGGRVHGIVGPWNGDAWRTARPIAPYHKGDGHVTDDTLMTHALVRVYAQVRDHLDAYAVADHLVPDLIGTPRWIPELESQALPLHRIFLAEKWLVTRLHYGHVDPREAGVGNIVNCGAAMYMAPVGLVNAANPAGAYTEALDVAGAHQSSYGREAAGVFAAAVAAACVPGATPESVVTASLEWAKDGTRAAIEAVCETASGYTDFESALAALREAVAPYDTVGPDYRAPSLGARRPSRLHSIEELPIALGMLLVAGGDYRQAVLGSVNYGRDCDSIATMAGALAGALGSPVPEEWSKTVAEASRLDLWEPARTLSEVTAEIFKRDVRRRRTHEQLFTALGGTACSA; translated from the coding sequence ATGACCCCCAAAGGAGAAGAAAGCCGAGCAGACTCTCGCAACGAGCGGATCGACCCCAACGACCGGACCGACCTCGACGACCGAATCACCGGCGCCCTCGTCGGCGCGGCCGTCGGCGACGCCCTCGGCGGCCCCGTCGAGGGCTACTCCCCCGACCAGATCGCCGAACGCCACGGCGGCCGCGTCCACGGCATCGTCGGCCCCTGGAACGGCGACGCCTGGCGCACCGCCCGCCCCATCGCGCCGTACCACAAGGGCGACGGCCACGTCACCGACGACACGTTGATGACCCACGCGCTGGTACGGGTCTACGCCCAGGTCCGCGACCACCTCGACGCCTACGCCGTCGCCGACCACCTGGTCCCGGACCTGATCGGCACCCCGCGCTGGATCCCGGAGCTGGAGTCGCAGGCCCTTCCCCTGCACCGGATCTTCCTGGCGGAGAAGTGGCTGGTGACCCGGCTGCACTACGGTCACGTCGACCCCCGGGAGGCTGGCGTCGGCAACATCGTCAACTGCGGTGCCGCGATGTACATGGCCCCGGTCGGCCTGGTCAACGCGGCCAACCCGGCGGGCGCGTACACCGAGGCGCTGGACGTCGCGGGCGCCCACCAGTCGTCGTACGGCCGCGAGGCGGCGGGCGTCTTCGCGGCGGCCGTGGCGGCGGCGTGCGTCCCCGGGGCGACACCGGAGTCGGTCGTGACGGCAAGCCTGGAGTGGGCGAAGGACGGTACGCGGGCGGCGATCGAGGCAGTGTGCGAAACGGCGTCCGGATACACCGACTTCGAGTCGGCCCTGGCTGCGCTGCGCGAGGCGGTTGCCCCGTACGACACGGTGGGCCCCGACTACCGGGCCCCCTCGCTCGGCGCCCGCCGCCCGTCCCGGCTGCACTCGATCGAGGAACTCCCCATCGCGCTGGGCATGTTGCTGGTCGCGGGCGGCGACTACCGGCAGGCGGTCCTGGGTTCGGTGAACTACGGCCGGGACTGCGACTCGATCGCCACGATGGCGGGCGCCCTGGCGGGGGCATTGGGCTCGCCGGTGCCGGAGGAGTGGTCGAAGACGGTGGCGGAGGCCAGCCGTCTCGACCTGTGGGAACCGGCGCGAACGCTCAGCGAAGTCACAGCCGAGATCTTCAAACGGGACGTACGCCGGCGCCGTACCCACGAGCAGTTGTTCACCGCGTTGGGAGGCACCGCATGCTCCGCCTGA
- a CDS encoding ADP-ribosylglycohydrolase family protein, with protein MTPPPPWDDTKTLRDRFDPAAADGENSPQGPPAPDHETRTGGAGGKHPAEGEVEAHKHPTRTRTRARIEGLLLGLAAGDAAGWPAARHRAARMPEWTRRLTRELDTFAEHNATTTLPVPIALNQPPEPLRLGPSDDAEWAVFAAEAVLRAGDDTTLGDLSRERRVRAAIDLTWTAVASEVAAAAERAPEVESAVLPLRARISVRAGLGNLAAGLRPPATGHDNPHYFDDAACVRACVLAVAHPGDPTLAASLAEFDARYTQDGDGVHGARAMAAAVSLALAGANQRTCVTAALAELPEETEIGRNARHALRLAADAVSAFALIPLLEHQIVDHVYSYGIAAAETVPVALALTVAAHGRIAEAVPAAACLSRVADSAPALAGALTGTLGGGKSIPASWRDTCRHLSGCVLPRLTGTDLVELAELLEAAQPAPPGG; from the coding sequence ATGACACCACCGCCCCCATGGGACGACACAAAGACTCTGCGCGACCGATTCGATCCCGCGGCCGCCGACGGCGAGAACTCCCCACAGGGGCCACCCGCACCCGACCACGAAACCCGCACGGGCGGTGCGGGTGGTAAACACCCAGCCGAAGGCGAAGTCGAGGCCCACAAACACCCCACCCGCACCCGCACCCGCGCCCGAATCGAAGGCCTCCTACTGGGCCTCGCCGCGGGCGACGCCGCCGGCTGGCCCGCCGCCCGCCACCGAGCCGCCCGCATGCCCGAATGGACCCGCCGCCTCACCCGCGAACTCGACACCTTCGCCGAGCACAACGCGACCACCACCCTCCCCGTCCCCATCGCCCTCAACCAACCCCCCGAACCCCTCCGCCTCGGCCCCTCCGACGACGCCGAGTGGGCGGTGTTCGCGGCGGAGGCGGTGCTGCGGGCCGGCGACGACACCACCCTCGGCGACCTCAGCCGGGAACGCCGGGTACGCGCCGCCATCGACCTCACCTGGACCGCCGTGGCCAGCGAGGTCGCCGCCGCGGCCGAACGCGCCCCCGAGGTCGAGTCCGCCGTCCTCCCGCTGCGCGCCCGCATCTCCGTCCGGGCCGGCCTCGGCAACCTCGCCGCCGGCCTGCGCCCGCCCGCCACCGGCCACGACAACCCGCACTACTTCGACGACGCGGCCTGCGTACGCGCCTGCGTGCTGGCCGTCGCTCACCCGGGCGACCCCACGCTCGCCGCGTCCCTCGCCGAGTTCGACGCCCGCTACACCCAGGACGGCGACGGCGTGCACGGCGCCCGCGCGATGGCCGCCGCCGTGTCCCTCGCCCTGGCCGGCGCGAACCAGCGCACCTGCGTGACAGCCGCGCTCGCCGAACTGCCCGAGGAGACGGAGATCGGCCGCAACGCCCGCCACGCCCTGAGACTCGCGGCGGACGCCGTCAGCGCCTTCGCGCTGATCCCCCTCCTGGAACACCAGATCGTGGACCACGTCTACAGCTACGGCATCGCCGCCGCCGAGACGGTCCCGGTCGCCCTCGCGCTCACCGTCGCCGCCCACGGCCGGATCGCGGAGGCGGTCCCCGCGGCGGCCTGTCTCTCCCGCGTCGCGGACTCGGCCCCGGCCCTCGCGGGCGCCCTCACCGGCACGCTCGGTGGCGGCAAGTCGATCCCGGCGTCCTGGCGCGACACCTGCCGCCATCTCTCCGGCTGCGTACTCCCCCGCCTCACCGGCACCGACCTCGTGGAACTCGCCGAACTCCTGGAAGCCGCACAACCGGCCCCGCCAGGGGGATGA
- a CDS encoding ADP-ribosylglycohydrolase family protein yields MPSIACVPSVPAPEDAAELRARARGALLGLAVGDALGAPAENMKPSEIRARWGRITGYVTDRPSGTDDTEYAIFSGLLLARHGSALTPAHAEAAWHAWIADRAEGQFRGAGFSERGTLENLRRGLAAPISAQHRHAWSDGLAMRAAPFGVFAAGRPAEAARLVAIDGSVSHDGEGIYGGQAVAAGVAAAMAGAPPIAVVASALAVVPDDSWTARSLRRAVAVAHHGERAVRSAVVIGGYPWTDLAPEAVALAFGAYAAADGDFKEAVLTAVNMGRDADTTAAVAGALAGATQGESAIPAEWAAPIGPARGSCLPSMAGHHVLDVADLLTPEVPS; encoded by the coding sequence ATGCCATCGATCGCCTGCGTTCCCTCGGTCCCGGCCCCCGAGGACGCCGCCGAACTCCGCGCCCGGGCCCGCGGCGCCCTGCTCGGTCTCGCCGTCGGCGACGCCCTGGGCGCCCCCGCCGAGAACATGAAGCCCTCCGAGATCCGCGCCCGCTGGGGCCGTATCACCGGCTACGTCACCGACCGCCCGTCGGGCACGGACGACACCGAGTACGCGATCTTCTCGGGCCTGTTGCTCGCCCGGCACGGCTCCGCACTCACACCCGCGCACGCGGAGGCCGCCTGGCACGCCTGGATCGCGGACCGCGCCGAGGGCCAGTTCCGGGGCGCGGGCTTCAGCGAGCGCGGCACCCTGGAGAACCTCCGCCGCGGCCTCGCCGCGCCCATCTCCGCCCAGCACCGCCACGCCTGGAGCGACGGCCTCGCCATGCGCGCCGCGCCCTTCGGCGTGTTCGCCGCGGGCCGCCCCGCCGAAGCGGCCCGCCTGGTCGCGATCGACGGCTCGGTCAGTCACGACGGCGAGGGCATCTACGGCGGCCAGGCGGTCGCCGCCGGGGTCGCGGCGGCGATGGCGGGCGCCCCGCCCATCGCCGTGGTCGCCTCCGCCCTCGCCGTCGTACCGGACGACTCCTGGACCGCCCGCTCCCTGCGCCGCGCCGTCGCCGTCGCCCACCACGGCGAACGCGCGGTCCGCTCCGCCGTGGTCATCGGCGGCTACCCGTGGACCGACCTCGCCCCCGAGGCCGTCGCCCTCGCCTTCGGCGCGTACGCGGCGGCCGACGGCGACTTCAAGGAGGCGGTGCTCACGGCCGTCAACATGGGCCGCGACGCCGACACGACCGCCGCCGTCGCCGGCGCCCTGGCGGGCGCGACGCAGGGCGAGTCCGCGATCCCGGCGGAGTGGGCGGCACCGATCGGCCCGGCACGCGGGAGCTGCCTGCCGTCGATGGCCGGCCACCACGTACTGGACGTGGCGGACCTGCTGACGCCGGAGGTGCCGTCATGA
- a CDS encoding VIT1/CCC1 transporter family protein: MAIIETEAALHEAHRDNHTHRDVNGGWLRPAVFGAMDGLVSNLALMTGVAGGAVGQQTIVLTGLAGLAAGAFSMAAGEYTSVASQRELVEAELDVERRELRKHPKDEEAELARLYETRGVEPALAREVARQLSKDPERALEIHAREELGVDPGDLPSPLVAAVSSFGSFALGALLPVLPYLLGATALWPAVLLALLGLFGCGAVVAKVTARTWWYSGLRQLALGGAAAGVTYALGSLFGTAVG, encoded by the coding sequence ATGGCCATCATCGAGACCGAGGCGGCGCTGCACGAGGCGCATCGCGACAACCACACGCACCGGGATGTGAACGGCGGCTGGCTGCGCCCCGCCGTCTTCGGCGCGATGGACGGTCTGGTCTCCAACCTCGCTCTGATGACCGGTGTCGCGGGCGGTGCGGTCGGTCAGCAGACGATCGTCCTGACCGGGCTCGCGGGCCTCGCCGCCGGTGCCTTCTCCATGGCCGCCGGTGAGTACACGTCGGTGGCCTCGCAGCGCGAGCTGGTCGAGGCCGAGCTGGACGTCGAGCGGCGCGAGCTGCGCAAGCACCCGAAGGACGAGGAGGCCGAGCTCGCCCGGCTCTACGAGACGCGCGGCGTCGAGCCGGCGCTGGCCCGTGAGGTGGCCCGGCAGCTGTCCAAGGACCCCGAGCGGGCGCTGGAGATCCACGCCCGTGAGGAGCTCGGCGTCGACCCCGGGGATCTGCCGTCGCCGCTGGTCGCCGCGGTGTCGAGCTTCGGCTCCTTCGCGCTGGGGGCCCTGCTCCCCGTACTGCCCTATCTGCTCGGGGCCACCGCGCTGTGGCCGGCGGTGCTGCTCGCGCTGCTCGGGCTGTTCGGATGCGGTGCCGTGGTGGCCAAGGTGACCGCGCGGACCTGGTGGTACAGCGGGCTGAGGCAGCTCGCGCTCGGTGGCGCGGCGGCCGGTGTGACATACGCCCTGGGCAGTTTGTTCGGAACGGCCGTAGGATAA